In Aegilops tauschii subsp. strangulata cultivar AL8/78 chromosome 3, Aet v6.0, whole genome shotgun sequence, one genomic interval encodes:
- the LOC109738731 gene encoding cell number regulator 5 — MAGKGSYVPPQYVPLYGLDTEEDSVPEVEENIATRQRLSRDPTQWSSGICACFDDPQSCCIGATCPCFLFGKNAQFLGSGTLAGSCTTHCMLWGLLTSFCCLCTGGLVLAVPGSAVACYACGYRQALRTKYNLPEAPCGDLTTHLFCHLCAICQEYREIRERTDSGTSSAPDVTPPPVQTMDEL, encoded by the exons ATGGCTGGAAAAGGGAGCTATGTTCCGCCGCAGTATGTTCCGTTATATGGTCTAGACACTGAGGAGGATAGTGTTCCTGAGGTGGAGGAGAACATTGCCACGCGCCAAAGATTAAGCCGGGATCCTACACAATGGTCTTCAGGCAtttgtgcttgttttgatgatccACAGAGCT GTTGTATTGGTGCGACTTGCCCCTGCTTTCTCTTTGGAAAAAATGCACAGTTCTTGGGATCTGGAACTCTTGCTGGATCATGCACTACGCATTGCATGCTTTGGGGCCTTCTGACAAGTTTCTGCTGTCTGTGTACTGGGGGGCTTGTATTAGCAGTTCCAGGGTCTGCTGTTGCTTGTTATGCTTGTGGATACCGCCAAGCACTAAGAACAAAGTACAACCTTCCG GAAGCACCATGCGGCGATTTGACGACACACTTATTCTGCCATCTGTGTGCGATATGCCAAGAGTACAGGGAGATCCGCGAGAGAACAGACAGTGGCACCTCTTCAGCTCCTGATGTTACCCCACCTCCGGTGCAGACAATGGATGAACTTTGA